The nucleotide sequence AGTTCTCTACATCCACGCGGAGCAGTTCGTCTCCGATGTGGTCAAGGCCTACCAGCGCAAGACCTTCGACGAGTTCAAGGACCGCTACCACAGCCTGGACCTGCTGCTCATCGACGACGTGCAGTTCTTCGCCAACAAGGACCGCACCCAGGAGGAGTTCTTCAACGCCTTCGAGGCCCTGCTGGCCAAGAAGAGCCACATCGTGATGACCTCGGACACCTACCCCAAGGGGCTGGCCGACATCCACGAGCGGCTGGTCTCGCGCTTCGACTCGGGCCTGACGGTGGCCATCGAGCCGCCCGAGCTCGAGATGCGCGTGGCCATCCTGATCAACAAGGCCCGGGCCGAGAGCGCCGAGATGCCCGAGGAAGTGGCCTTCTTCGTGGCCAAGAACGTGCGCTCCAACGTGCGCGAGCTGGAAGGCGCGCTGCGCAAGATCCTGGCGTACAGCCGCTTCAACCAGAAGGAAGTCTCAATCCAGCTGGCGCGCGAGGCGCTGCGCGACCTGCTGTCGATCCAGAACCGGCAGATCAGCGTGGAGAACATCCAGAAGACCGTGGCCGACTACTACAAGATCAAGGTGGCCGACATGTACAGCAAGAAGCGGCCGGCCTCGATCGCCCGGCCGCGGCAGATCGCCATGTACCTGGCCAAGGAGCTGACGCAGAAAAGCCTGCCGGAGATCGGCGAGCTGTTCGGCGGGCGCGACCACACCACCGTGCTGCACGCGGTGCGCAAGATCGCGCTGGAGCGCCAGAACATGACCGAGCTGAACCAGCAATTGCACGTGCTGGAGCAGACGCTCAAGGGATAATTGCAGAGTTACAAGTAAGACAAAGAGGGCACAACCATGATCGTCCTGAAGGCAACGCAAGACAAAGTGCTGTCGGTCCTGCAATCGGTGGCCGGCATCGTGGAGCGACGGCACACCTTGCCGATCCTGGCCAACGTGCTGATCCGCAAGACGGGCGGCCAGGTGCAGCTGACCACCAGCGACCTGGAGATCCAGATCCGCACCACGGCGGAGATGGAGGGGGACAGCGGCAACTTCACCACCACGGTGGGCGCCCGCAAGCTGATCGACATCCTGCGCACCATGCCGGCCGACCAGACGGTGAGCCTGGAGTCCTCGCAATCCAAGCTGGTGCTCAAGGGCGGCAAGAGCCGCTTCACCCTGCAGACCCTGCCGGCCGAGGACTTCCCGCTGGTGCAGGAGGCGCCCTCCTTCGGCCCCAAGTTCAGCGTGCCGCAAAAGACGCTCAAGGAGCTGCTGGCCCAGGTCAGCTTCGCGATGGCGGTGCACGACATCCGCTACTACCTCAACGGCATCCTGTTCGTGGCCGAGGGCAAGCAGCTCTCGCTGGTGGCCACCGACGGCCACCGCCTGGCCTTCGCCAGCGCCACGCTGGACGTGGAGGTGCCGCGCCAGGAGGTGATCCTGCCGCGCAAGACGGTGCTGGAACTGCAGCGTCTGCTGTCCGACGTGGAAGGCCAGATCGAGATGCAGTTCGCCAGCAACCAGGCCAAGTTCGCCTTCGGCGGCATGGAGTTCGTCACCAAGCTGGTGGAAGGCAAGTTCCCCGACTACAACCGCGTCATCCCCAAGAACCACAAGAACTCGGTCACCCTGGGCCGCGCGCCGCTGCTGGCCAGCCTGCAGCGCACTGCCATCCTGACCAGCGAGAAGTTCAAGGGCGTGCGCCTGAACATCGAGCCCGGCACCCTGCGCGTGGCCAGCAACAACGCCGAGCAGGAAGAGGCCGTCGACGAGCTGGACATCGACTACGGCGGCGCCATCATCGAGATCGGCTTCAACGTCACCTACCTGATCGACGCCCTGGCCAATATGGACCAGGACATGGTCACGCTGGAGCTGCAGGACGCCAACAGCTCGGCCCTGTTCACCATCCCCGAGAACACCAGCTTCAAGTACGTGGTGATGCCCATGCGCATCTGAGCGAAGAGATAGACAAGAAAACAGCATTCATGTCCGAAGACAACACCCAGAACGGCGGCCTCAACGGGGCGGAGGGCAGCTCCAACTTCCAGCCGAAGATCGACCCGAACCAGGCCGGCGCCTCCGAAGGCTACGGCGAGGGCGCCATCCAGATCCTGGAAGGCCTGGAGGCGGTGCGCAAGCGCCCGGGCATGTACATCGGCGACACCTCGGACGGCACCGGCCTGCACCACCTGGTGTTCGAGGTGGTGGACAACTCCATCGACGAGGCCCTGGCCGGCCACTGCGACGACATCGTCGTCACCATCCACACCGACAACTCCATCAGCGTGGTGGACAACGGCCGCGGCATCCCCACCGGCATTAAGATGGACGACAAGCACGAGCCCAAGCGCTCGGCCGCCGAGATCGCCCTGACCGAGCTGCACGCCGGCGGCAAGTTCAACCAGAACAGCTATAAGGTTTCGGGCGGCCTGCACGGCGTGGGCGTGAGCTGCGTCAACGCTTTGTCCAAGATGCTGCGCCTGACGGTGCGGCGCGAGGGCAAGGTGCACGTGATGGAGTTCAGCAAGGGCGTGCCGCAGAACGCCGCCACCGAGCTGCGCGGCGGCGTCGAGGTGCGGCCCATGCAGATCCTGGGCGACACCGACAAGCGGGGCACCGAGGTGCACTTCCTGCCGGACACCGAGATCTTCAAGGAAAACAACGACTTCCACTACGAGATCCTGTCCAAGCGGCTGCGCGAGCTCTCGTTCCTGAACAACGGCGTCAACATCAAGCTGCTGGACGAGCGCAGCGGCAAGAGCGACGACTTCTCGGGCGCCGGCGGGGTCAAGGGCTTCGTCGACTTCATCAACAAGGGCAAGACCGTCCTGCACCCCAACGTGTTCCACGCGATGGGCGACAAGCAGAGCGACCAGAACACCAACATCGGTGTCGAGGTGGCCATGCAGTGGAACAGCGGCTACAACGAGCAGGTGCTGTGCTTCACCAACAACATCCCCCAGCGGGACGGCGGCACGCACCTGACGGGCCTGCGCGCGGCCATGACGCGGGTGATCAACAAGTACATCGAAGAGACCGAGCTGGCCAAGAAGGCCAAGGTCGAGGTGACCGGCGACGACATGCGCGAGGGCCTGACCTGCGTGCTGAGCGTCAAGGTGCCCGAGCCCAAGTTCTCCAGCCAGACCAAGGACAAGCTGGTCTCTAGCGAGGTGCGCGGCCCGGTCGAGGACGTGGTGGCCCGCACGCTGAACGACTACCTGCAGGAGCGCCCCAACGACGCCAAGATCATCGTCGGCAAGATCATCGAGGCGGCGCGCGCCCGCGAGGCCGCGCGCAAGGCGCGCGAGATGACGCGCCGCAAGGGCGTGCTGGACGGCATGGGCCTGCCCGGCAAGCTGGCCGACTGCCAGGAGAAAGACCCGGCGCTGTGCGAGATCTACATCGTCGAGGGCGACTCCGCCGGCGGCAGCGCCAAGCAGGGCCGCGACCGGAAGTTCCAGGCCATCCTGCCGCTGCGCGGCAAGATCCTGAACGTGGAAAAGGCGCGCTACGAGAAGCTGCTGACCAGCAACGAGATCCTGACGCTGATCACCGCCCTGGGCACCGGCATCGGCAAGGCCGGCACGGCCAACTCCAACGGCAAGGGCGACACCGACGACTTCAACGTCGCCAAGCTGCGCTACCACCGCATCATCATCATGACGGATGCCGACGTGGACGGCGCCCACATCCGCACGCTACTGCTGACCTTCTTCTACCGCCAGATGCCCGAGCTGGTGGAGCGCGGCCACATCTACATCGCGCAGCCGCCGCTGTACAAGGTGAAAGCCGGCAAGGAGGAGCTGTACCTGCAGGGCCAGAGCGAGCTGGACACCTTTTTGCTGCGCATCGCCCTGAACGGCGCCAGCGTCGTCACAGGAACGGCGCCTGACGGCTCCGTGCCGGCGGCAAATGTGATCAACGGCGAAACGCTGGCCGAGCTAGCGCGCAAGCACCAGGTGGCCGAGGCCGTGATCCACCGTTTGTCGGGCTTCATGGACCGCGAGGCGCTGCGCGCGATTGCCGACGGCGTGCGCCTGAACCTGGACACCGTGCCCGACGCCGAGGCCTCGGCCATCGCGCTGCAGGCCAAGCTGCAGGAGCTGGACCGCGCCAGCAGCAACGCCGCCCCGGCCGAGGTGGCCGGCGAGTTCGACGCCCGCGCCGACAAGCCCATTTTGCGCATCAGCCGCCGGCACCATGGCAACGTGAAGTCCAGCGTGATCACGCAGGACTTCGTGCACGGCGCCGACTACAAGGCCCTGGCCGAGGCGGCCGACACCTTCCGCGGCCTGCTGCACGAGGGCGCCACCGTGCGCCGCGGCGAGGGCGAGCGCCAGAAGGAGGAGCGCGTCGGCGACTTCCGCACCGCCATGCGCTGGCTGATAGCCGAGGCCGAGCGCGCCACCGCCAGGCAGCGCTACAAGGGCCTGGGCGAGATGAACCCCGAGCAGCTGTGGGAAACCACCATGGACCCCACCGTGCGCCGCCTGCTGCGCGTGCAGATCGACGATGCGATCGAGGCCGACCGCGTGTTCACGATGCTGATGGGGGATGAGGTGGAGCCGCGCAGGGATTTCATCGAGACGAATGCGTTGAGGGCGGCGAATATTGATGTGTGAATAGGTGGCTAGAGCAGGGCGCCACGTAGTTTCGATGCGCGACGAAGCGAAGGACAACGTTGGTTGCTGAACCTGGCGGGGATCTGCCGGTTCAGTAATCACATAGTGGAGAAGTGAGTGCAACTGCAACCGTGCGCCTCCAATTGCAGATGCTACGCCAAGCTCTTAGGCTGCAACTTCCCGCAAAGGGAGGCAGATCCAATTCTCTCGATTGCACTCGCTCCATGAACCTAGTGAAATCAAAACAGCGTGTTGCCGACCACGGCGAGGTATTCACTCCTTCGTGGATGGTTGAGGCGATACTCGACCTAGTTAAGGATGAGAGTGAGCGCATCGACTCGCGCTTCCTGGAGCCTGCATGCGGTAGCGGAAACTTCCTTATCCAGGTCTTGCGGCGCAAGCTCGCCGCAGTCGAAATTAAGTTCGGGAAGTCTGAATTCGAGAAGCGGCATTACACGCTGCTCGCGCTGATGTGTATCTATGGGATCGAGCTCCTGGAGGACAACATTGCCGAGTGCAGGGCGAACATATTGGAGATCGTTGCTGACTACCTGCATCTCGATGAGTCAGATGACCTCTATCGAGCCGCCTCCTATGTGCTGTCGCAGAACCTCGTCCATGGGGATGCCTTGACGATGCGCACTAGCGATCGCCAGCCGATCTCCTTTGCGGAATGGGGTTATGTGGGCAAAGGCAAGTTCCAGCGTCGTGACTTCCGCTTCGATATCCTGACCCATTCATCGGCCTTCGGTGAGGAAGGCACGCTCTTCGCGCACTTGGGCAAGCACGAGATCTTCACGCCCACAAAGACCTACCCGCCGCTGACGATGGCTGAGCTCGCCGCTGCGCTGAGCGCTGCGTCGAAGGAAGCCTCATGAGTGGCAAGGCGAGCTTTTCACTTCGTGGCCGCAACCCAGATGTGTTGACGTGCATTGCGAACCTCTCCAATGATGAGGTATTCACTCCACCCGAATTCGCGAGCAGGATGCTCGACACACTTGCCGAGGCGTGGGCGGCCGACCACGACGGCGCGAGCATTTGGGCGAACAGCTCAGTCCGTTTTCTCGATCCGTGCACGAAGTCTGGTGTGTTTCTCCGTGAGATCACCACCCGCCTCACCAAGGGCTTAACAGCCGAGATTCCGAACTTGGAGGACCGCGTCAATCACATCCTGACCAAGCAGGTGTTCGGCATCGGCATCACTTATCTAACCACCCTGCTCGCGCGCCGCAGTGTCTACTGTTCGAAGCATGCTCAAGGCAAGCACTCGATAGCCAAGGGCTTCGACAGCGACGACGGAAACATCTGGTTTGAGCGCACAGAGCACACGTGGGCGAGCGGTAGGTGCAGCTACTGCGGAGCCAATCAGGGAAGCTATGACCGTGGCGTGGACCTAGAAACGCACGCCTATGCGTTCATCCACACCAATGGCATTCAGGCTCGGATCGCCAAGATTTTCGGAGGCAATATGCAGTTTGATGTCATCGTTGGTAATCCTCCATATCAGCTTGGATCCGACGGAGGAACCCGTGACGTGCCGATTTACCAGCGATTTGTTGAGCAAGCGAAGATGCTTCAACCGCGATATCTCACGATGGTCATCCCTTCAAGGTGGATGGCCTCCGGCCTAGGCCTGGGAGAGTTCCGACATACCATGCTTAACGACCGTCGTATGCGTGAACTCGTCGACTATCCGGCAGCAAACGACGTGTTTCCGGGTGTGGAGATTAAAGCAGGGGTGTCCTACTTTCTCTGGGACGCGGCCTACGGAGGCAACTGCAGAGTGACAACGATCCGCGGCGGGGAGGTCGTAGGGCCAGTGTTACGAAAGCTGGGTGAGTACGACGTGTTTGTTCGGGATGCGCGTGCCGTTTCAATCCTACACAAGGTTCTGGATCGTGGTGAATCATCCATCAACACGATACTCGCACGCGACAAGGAGTTCGGATGGACCTCAAACTTCGACGGCTTTCATGAAACGGAGCGTCCCGGAGATGTGCCGCTTTATTTCATCCGAAAAATGAAGCGTGGCGTGGGATACATCGGACGCAAGGCAGTGACAAAGAGCGCACACCTGATTGACAAGTGGAAAGTCTTGGTCCCTGAGGCGTTCAATGGGGGAGACGCCGTGCCACATCAGATCTTGGGTAAGCCATTAATTGCCCCTTCGCCGTCAGTCTGCACCCAATCGTTCCTTTTCTTTTACGTTGGCTCGCGCAATGCAGCCAAGAGTCTCCAGTCGTACTACGCCACGCGGTTCTTTCGCTTCCTCGTTTCCTTGAGGAAAATCACTCAACATGCGACGCACTCCACTTACGCTTGGGTGCCGCTGCAGACCTGGAATCGCACCTGGACGGACGAGGAGCTTTACGCAAAATATGGCATCACGCGTAAAGAGCAGGCCTACATCGAGTCGCAAGTCAGAGCAATGAACCTCGAAGGCGATGGCGATGAGTAAACCCACGGTCGAGGAGATCCTCGCACTAAAACCCGAAGCCAGGCCTCGCATCTACGCCTACTCGATTGACGACGAGGCACACAAGGGCCTCCTCAAGATCGGGCAAACAACGCGGAACGTAAAGCGGCGCGTCGCCGAGCAGGTTAAGACCGCCGCAATCAAGAACTATAAGATTGAGCTGGACGAATTTGCGGAACGCAGCGACGGCACAATCTTTACCGATCATCACGTACGTGCGACGCTCGTCAAGAAGGGTTTTAAGAACGCGGAGTTGGAGTGGATGCGATGCACAGTCGCTGATGTGCGAACCGTGGTCACCGAACTCCGCACCAACCAGCAGCTGACCGGCACCCATCACGCGACTTTCCCGATGCGCCAAGAGCAAGCCGAGGCGGTAAGAAAAACGCACGCCTACTTCCACTCGATTTGGAAGGAAGACATGCACGCAGTCCCGAGATTCCTCTGGAACGCGAAGATGCGCTTCGGTAAAACTTTTACCACGTACCAGTTGGCCAAGAAGCTCGGCGCCAAGCGGGTGCTCGTGGTGACCTTTAAGCCTGCGGTCGAGGATGCGTGGCAGACCGACCTCGAATCTCACGCGGACTTTGATGGGTGGCAATACCTCTCCCGCAACTCCGACAAGGACCCGACCAAGATCGACCGCAGAAAGCCGGTAATCTATTTCGGTTCCTTTCAGGACCTTCTTGGCCGTGACTTGGCAGGAAATATCAAGCCCAAGAACGAATGGCTTCATGAGGTGAGGTGGGACCTTGTCGTGTTCGACGAGTACCACTTCGGCGCCTGGCGGGAGACTGCAAAGGAACTCTTCGAAGGTGAGGAAGATGCGATCTCCAAGAAGGAGGCTAAGCTCGAGTACGCAACGGCTATGGAGGAAGTGAACGAGACTCTGCATGTACTTTCCGAGCCAGAAGCTGAGTTCCTCCCCATAACCACCAAGGCGTATCTCTATCTCTCCGGCACCCCGTTCAAGGCGCTGGCCACGGGTGAGTTCATCGAGGAGCAGAGCTTCAACTGGACGTACACCGACGAGCAGCGCGCGAAGGCAGAGTTTGCCGCTAGGTGGCCCGGCGAATGGAACCCGTACGGTGCGCTGCCGCAGATGCGCCTGCTCACGTACCAGATGCCCGACGAATTGGTGGCAATTGCAAGCGCCGGGGAGTTCGACGAGTTCGACCTCAATGAATTCTTTGCGGCCTCTGGCACGGGCAAGGGTGCCAAGTTCAAGCACAAGAGTGACGTGCAGAAGTGGCTGGACATTATCCGGGGCTCATACACGCCGCAAGTGGTCGCGCATCTTAAGACTGGAACGCGACCGCCATTTCCATATTCTGACGTCCGCCTGCTGCCGTACTTGCAGCACTCGTTCTGGTTCCTCCCCAACGTTGCGGCCTGCCACGCGATGGCGAACTTACTGGCCGAGAGGCACAACACCTTCTGGCACGGCTACGATGTCGTGGTCGCCGCCGGGGCGTCGGCGGGAATCGGTCTGGATGCATTGCTGCCCGTGCGGAAGGCCATCGAAAGCGGGTTCGACACCAGGACGGTCACGCTGTCGTGCGGCAAGCTCACGACGGGCGTCACCGTGCCTCAGTGGTCGTCCATCCTGATGCTGCGCAACTTGAAGTCGCCGGAGACCTACTTTCAGGCCGCATTTCGCGTGCAGTCTCCGTGGTCCATCAAGAACCCTAACGGCGACAATCCGAATGAGGAGGAGATCCTCAAGCCGGTCTGTTTTGTGTTCGACTTCGCGCCAACCCGCGCACTGCGACAACTCTCCGAGTACGGAATCGGGCTCTCGCCAAACGACCCAAACCCGGAGAATGCTGTGAAAGATCTGGTGTCGTTCCTGCCCGTGCTGGCCTACGACGGCGCTAACATGACGCAGGTT is from Ramlibacter tataouinensis TTB310 and encodes:
- the dnaA gene encoding chromosomal replication initiator protein DnaA, producing MSEGQHKGLATGAVLGAGDSLWQACIDQLAQELPEQQFNTWIKPLSAQVSEDFSKVTLHVANRFKLDWVRAQYAGRIAALLEKLYGQPVQLELALAQREAPTRSFVAPVAAEIGPAEPADIADDAGPAVFKNRLNTALTFDTLVEGTANRMARAAAMHVSGTPGQLYNPLFIYGGVGLGKTHLVHAVGNKLLADRPSAKVLYIHAEQFVSDVVKAYQRKTFDEFKDRYHSLDLLLIDDVQFFANKDRTQEEFFNAFEALLAKKSHIVMTSDTYPKGLADIHERLVSRFDSGLTVAIEPPELEMRVAILINKARAESAEMPEEVAFFVAKNVRSNVRELEGALRKILAYSRFNQKEVSIQLAREALRDLLSIQNRQISVENIQKTVADYYKIKVADMYSKKRPASIARPRQIAMYLAKELTQKSLPEIGELFGGRDHTTVLHAVRKIALERQNMTELNQQLHVLEQTLKG
- the dnaN gene encoding DNA polymerase III subunit beta produces the protein MIVLKATQDKVLSVLQSVAGIVERRHTLPILANVLIRKTGGQVQLTTSDLEIQIRTTAEMEGDSGNFTTTVGARKLIDILRTMPADQTVSLESSQSKLVLKGGKSRFTLQTLPAEDFPLVQEAPSFGPKFSVPQKTLKELLAQVSFAMAVHDIRYYLNGILFVAEGKQLSLVATDGHRLAFASATLDVEVPRQEVILPRKTVLELQRLLSDVEGQIEMQFASNQAKFAFGGMEFVTKLVEGKFPDYNRVIPKNHKNSVTLGRAPLLASLQRTAILTSEKFKGVRLNIEPGTLRVASNNAEQEEAVDELDIDYGGAIIEIGFNVTYLIDALANMDQDMVTLELQDANSSALFTIPENTSFKYVVMPMRI
- the gyrB gene encoding DNA topoisomerase (ATP-hydrolyzing) subunit B, giving the protein MSEDNTQNGGLNGAEGSSNFQPKIDPNQAGASEGYGEGAIQILEGLEAVRKRPGMYIGDTSDGTGLHHLVFEVVDNSIDEALAGHCDDIVVTIHTDNSISVVDNGRGIPTGIKMDDKHEPKRSAAEIALTELHAGGKFNQNSYKVSGGLHGVGVSCVNALSKMLRLTVRREGKVHVMEFSKGVPQNAATELRGGVEVRPMQILGDTDKRGTEVHFLPDTEIFKENNDFHYEILSKRLRELSFLNNGVNIKLLDERSGKSDDFSGAGGVKGFVDFINKGKTVLHPNVFHAMGDKQSDQNTNIGVEVAMQWNSGYNEQVLCFTNNIPQRDGGTHLTGLRAAMTRVINKYIEETELAKKAKVEVTGDDMREGLTCVLSVKVPEPKFSSQTKDKLVSSEVRGPVEDVVARTLNDYLQERPNDAKIIVGKIIEAARAREAARKAREMTRRKGVLDGMGLPGKLADCQEKDPALCEIYIVEGDSAGGSAKQGRDRKFQAILPLRGKILNVEKARYEKLLTSNEILTLITALGTGIGKAGTANSNGKGDTDDFNVAKLRYHRIIIMTDADVDGAHIRTLLLTFFYRQMPELVERGHIYIAQPPLYKVKAGKEELYLQGQSELDTFLLRIALNGASVVTGTAPDGSVPAANVINGETLAELARKHQVAEAVIHRLSGFMDREALRAIADGVRLNLDTVPDAEASAIALQAKLQELDRASSNAAPAEVAGEFDARADKPILRISRRHHGNVKSSVITQDFVHGADYKALAEAADTFRGLLHEGATVRRGEGERQKEERVGDFRTAMRWLIAEAERATARQRYKGLGEMNPEQLWETTMDPTVRRLLRVQIDDAIEADRVFTMLMGDEVEPRRDFIETNALRAANIDV
- a CDS encoding DNA methyltransferase translates to MNLVKSKQRVADHGEVFTPSWMVEAILDLVKDESERIDSRFLEPACGSGNFLIQVLRRKLAAVEIKFGKSEFEKRHYTLLALMCIYGIELLEDNIAECRANILEIVADYLHLDESDDLYRAASYVLSQNLVHGDALTMRTSDRQPISFAEWGYVGKGKFQRRDFRFDILTHSSAFGEEGTLFAHLGKHEIFTPTKTYPPLTMAELAAALSAASKEAS
- a CDS encoding Eco57I restriction-modification methylase domain-containing protein, which codes for MSGKASFSLRGRNPDVLTCIANLSNDEVFTPPEFASRMLDTLAEAWAADHDGASIWANSSVRFLDPCTKSGVFLREITTRLTKGLTAEIPNLEDRVNHILTKQVFGIGITYLTTLLARRSVYCSKHAQGKHSIAKGFDSDDGNIWFERTEHTWASGRCSYCGANQGSYDRGVDLETHAYAFIHTNGIQARIAKIFGGNMQFDVIVGNPPYQLGSDGGTRDVPIYQRFVEQAKMLQPRYLTMVIPSRWMASGLGLGEFRHTMLNDRRMRELVDYPAANDVFPGVEIKAGVSYFLWDAAYGGNCRVTTIRGGEVVGPVLRKLGEYDVFVRDARAVSILHKVLDRGESSINTILARDKEFGWTSNFDGFHETERPGDVPLYFIRKMKRGVGYIGRKAVTKSAHLIDKWKVLVPEAFNGGDAVPHQILGKPLIAPSPSVCTQSFLFFYVGSRNAAKSLQSYYATRFFRFLVSLRKITQHATHSTYAWVPLQTWNRTWTDEELYAKYGITRKEQAYIESQVRAMNLEGDGDE
- a CDS encoding DEAD/DEAH box helicase family protein yields the protein MSKPTVEEILALKPEARPRIYAYSIDDEAHKGLLKIGQTTRNVKRRVAEQVKTAAIKNYKIELDEFAERSDGTIFTDHHVRATLVKKGFKNAELEWMRCTVADVRTVVTELRTNQQLTGTHHATFPMRQEQAEAVRKTHAYFHSIWKEDMHAVPRFLWNAKMRFGKTFTTYQLAKKLGAKRVLVVTFKPAVEDAWQTDLESHADFDGWQYLSRNSDKDPTKIDRRKPVIYFGSFQDLLGRDLAGNIKPKNEWLHEVRWDLVVFDEYHFGAWRETAKELFEGEEDAISKKEAKLEYATAMEEVNETLHVLSEPEAEFLPITTKAYLYLSGTPFKALATGEFIEEQSFNWTYTDEQRAKAEFAARWPGEWNPYGALPQMRLLTYQMPDELVAIASAGEFDEFDLNEFFAASGTGKGAKFKHKSDVQKWLDIIRGSYTPQVVAHLKTGTRPPFPYSDVRLLPYLQHSFWFLPNVAACHAMANLLAERHNTFWHGYDVVVAAGASAGIGLDALLPVRKAIESGFDTRTVTLSCGKLTTGVTVPQWSSILMLRNLKSPETYFQAAFRVQSPWSIKNPNGDNPNEEEILKPVCFVFDFAPTRALRQLSEYGIGLSPNDPNPENAVKDLVSFLPVLAYDGANMTQVDAGGILDIAMAGTSATLLARKWESALLVNVDNDTLRRILDNPEAMAAVERIEGWRSLGDNVIETIINKSDKVKDLKNKAKERDLTPKQEKQLTEEEKEYKSKRKLVQEKLIKFATRVPAFMYLTDFRENTLKDVITKLEPDLFLAVTGLTVKDFHLLVRLKVFNTEQMNQAVFAFRRYEDASLRYTGIESHEGLTHFGLYDTVVARD